A part of Caretta caretta isolate rCarCar2 chromosome 1, rCarCar1.hap1, whole genome shotgun sequence genomic DNA contains:
- the LRRC32 gene encoding transforming growth factor beta activator LRRC32 has product MKLYLLLFLAANGGISSHRPLEESPCEMIKMKAFCHGKKLHQIPPELHPNINKIDLSGNQIKNISEKPLTFYTSLQHLDLRSNQISFIEPGVFTHMTSLMEVNLANNQLDELAQHRTPGVGLLPEIRSLDLSHNRLYNGMAEYFIHKAPSLQYLSLAENSITVILRRMFQGSPALVEVDLHSNIIMEIEEGAFETLVHLTKLNLSMNSITCISDFNLRQLQILDLSRNSIETFHTTESKEEYNLRWLDLSENKLLRFPVFPQVNKLAYLNLSKNLMQLTADSAHNEMDYMERDWLEAPFHLLDQKQNTNTSSLYLSQLLYLDLSYNEIKSIPNEFFESMSSLRFLNLSKNCLQTFTVNYDSALISLAILDLSFNALQNLLLDASTLTNLQELYIQNNHLQALQFDIFASLPSIKLLNLQSNNISFCSMYSGLAKQRLPGEETGCVSFVDFPALRYLYLADNMLKNLPIYAFYKTSIILLELSMNQGLQIEAKALSGLETSLEYLNLHGNGMTVLNIDLPRFHHLKHLNLSENQLSWLPKWGSDASLEVLDLQKNSFSNLQSSNILALENSLKNLYLAGNPLSCCGNVWLSSIIHNKNVEIPGVEQITCQHSKSFGYQEEIYISNVRPEVCEKEDLKKINLLIILTVALVLSVIIIGLGSFCCFRRQKFSQQFKA; this is encoded by the coding sequence ATAAAGATGAAGGCATTTTGTCATGGCAAAAAGCTTCACCAAATCCCTCCAGAGCTCCATCCAAACATAAATAAAATAGATTTGTCTGGAAATCAGATAAAAAATATCTCTGAGAAGCCACTGACATTTTATACCTCGCTCCAGCATTTGGATTTAAGATCCAACCAAATAAGTTTCATTGAGCCTGGAGTCTTCACACACATGACAAGCCTGATGGAGGTAAATTTAGCCAATAACCAGTTAGATGAGTTGGCTCAGCATAGGACACCGGGGGTTGGACTTTTACCAGAGATCAGATCACTGGACTTGTCCCACAACAGACTTTACAATGGAATGGCTGAATATTTTATACACAAAGCACCATCACTTCAGTATCTTTCCTTGGCAGAAAACAGCATTACCGTGATATTGCGCAGGATGTTTCAGGGGTCTCCAGCTCTTGTTGAGGTTGACCTCCACAGTAATATCATCATGGAAATAGAAGAAGGTGCCTTTGAAACTCTGGTGCATCTCACCAAGCTCAATCTCTCCATGAACTCGATCACTTGCATCTCAGATTTCAACCTCAGACAACTGCAGATACTCGACCTCAGTAGGAACAGCATTGAGACTTTTCATACCACAGAGTCAAAGGAAGAGTATAACCTGAGGTGGCTGGATCTTAGTGAGAACAAGCTACTGCGCTTCCCAGTTTTCCCCCAGGTGAACAAGCTGGCGTATCTGAATTTATCTAAGAATTTAATGCAGCTTACTGCAGACTCTGCTCACAATGAGATGGACTATATGGAAAGGGACTGGCTAGAAGCTCCTTTTCATCTTCTGGATCAGAAGCAAAATACAAACACAAGTTCTCTGTATCTATCCCAGCTTTTATATTTAGACTTAAGTTATAATGAGATCAAATCCATCCCAAATGAGTTCTTTGAGTCAATGTCCTCCCTTCGGTTTCTCAATCTCAGTAAAAATTGTCTCCAGACATTCACAGTAAACTATGACAGTGCATTGATCTCACTAGCCATCCTTGATTTAAGCTTCAATGCTTTGCAGAATCTCTTACTAGATGCCAGCACATTGACTAATTTACAGGAGCTCTACATTCAGAACAATCATCTTCAAGCCCTCCAATTTGATATCTTTGCAAGCCTTCCCAGCATCAAATTGCTTAATCTCCAGAGTAATAATATTAGCTTTTGCAGCATGTATTCAGGATTAGCTAAACAAAGGCTTCCTGGAGAGGAGACTGGTTGTGTATCATTTGTTGACTTCCCTGCTCTTAGGTACTTATATCTAGCTGACAACATGTTGAAGAATTTACCAATATATGCTTTTTACAAGACTTCAATAATTCTCCTGGAGCTCTCCATGAACCAAGGACTGCAAATAGAGGCTAAAGCACTATCAGGACTGGAGACATCTCTTGAGTATTTGAATTTACACGGCAATGGCATGACAGTTTTAAATATTGACCTGCCTCGTTTTCATCATCTTAAACATTTAAACCTGTCGGAAAATCAGCTGAGCTGGTTACCCAAATGGGGTAGTGATGCTTCGTTGGAAGTTCTGGATCTACAGAAAAACAGTTTTAGTAATCTACAAAGCAGTAACATTTTAGCATTAGAGAACTCTCTTAAAAACTTATATCTTGCTGGAAACCCACTCAGCTGCTGTGGAAATGTCTGGCTCTCATCTATAATCCATAATAAAAATGTAGAGATCCCTGGTGTAGAGCAGATAACATGCCAGCACTCCAAGAGCTTTGGGTACCAAGAAGAAATTTATATTAGCAACGTAAGACCAGAAGTCTGTGAAAAAGAGGATCTAAAGAAAATCAACTTGCTTATTATACTAACGGTTGCATTAGTTTTATCAGTGATCATCATTGGACTGGGTTCATTCTGCTGCTTCCGCAGACAAAAGTTTAGCCAGCAATTTAAAGCATAG